One part of the Caproiciproducens sp. CPB-2 genome encodes these proteins:
- a CDS encoding sensor histidine kinase, with protein sequence MNSEPASSPASRLGDKFKFSIVLKLNARLFLRVLGLFLTLDILLCILCATGLAMLSEQSAGNAAEILSKSGLPPQSDRAWLAEAGIDVLENQGEPEGIRFAIPGFLQSRFSKLTAKSVRGIVFPAAPGLPFGKYLQGAVYRVSAEIGGQTYLISVTNAAAIRMMESGFLILLVLELLLLLGGISRGARVIRRTLRPIEELAETARNLNTGGALTPEQLETLAGKLDGINAARLDTRIAVGETQNELKTLASAINGMLDRINESYRSQVRFVSDASHELRTPISVIQGYANLLDRWGKNDAKTLQESIDAIKDETANMKALVEQLLFLARGDNNTMALQIERFDLSALAAEVLRETQMIDSGHEYESHLSPVFVNADEGLIKQALRILTDNAIKYSPAGKKITISVSGEEGRARLTVQDEGIGIPSEAVPRIFDRFYRADESRARATGGTGLGLSIAKWIAERHGGHLEVLSREDIGTRISMILHAAAEK encoded by the coding sequence ATGAACAGTGAGCCGGCCAGCAGCCCCGCCAGCCGGCTGGGCGACAAATTTAAATTCTCCATTGTCCTGAAGCTCAACGCGCGGCTTTTTCTGCGTGTTCTCGGCCTGTTTCTCACCCTCGACATCCTTCTGTGCATCCTCTGCGCGACGGGCCTCGCCATGCTCAGCGAGCAGTCAGCGGGAAATGCCGCCGAAATTCTGAGCAAAAGCGGGCTGCCCCCGCAGTCGGATCGGGCCTGGCTGGCCGAGGCGGGAATCGATGTATTGGAAAATCAGGGAGAGCCGGAGGGGATTCGGTTCGCAATCCCCGGCTTTCTGCAGAGCCGTTTTTCAAAGCTGACGGCGAAAAGCGTGCGCGGCATTGTGTTTCCGGCTGCGCCCGGGCTTCCTTTCGGGAAATACCTGCAGGGCGCCGTTTACAGGGTCTCGGCCGAAATCGGCGGGCAAACCTACCTGATTTCCGTCACAAACGCCGCCGCCATCCGGATGATGGAATCCGGCTTTCTCATTCTTCTCGTGCTGGAGCTGCTCCTGCTCCTGGGAGGGATTTCCCGCGGAGCCAGAGTGATCCGGAGAACGCTGCGGCCGATTGAAGAACTGGCTGAAACCGCAAGGAACCTCAACACCGGCGGCGCGCTGACGCCCGAACAGCTGGAAACGCTGGCGGGCAAGCTGGACGGGATCAACGCCGCCCGGCTGGATACACGGATTGCGGTGGGTGAAACGCAGAACGAGCTGAAAACGCTTGCATCCGCCATCAACGGGATGCTGGACCGGATCAACGAATCCTACCGGTCCCAGGTGCGCTTTGTTTCGGACGCGTCCCACGAGTTAAGAACGCCGATTTCCGTGATTCAGGGCTACGCAAACCTGCTGGACCGCTGGGGGAAAAATGATGCGAAAACCTTGCAGGAATCCATCGACGCCATTAAGGACGAAACCGCAAACATGAAGGCGCTGGTGGAACAGCTTCTGTTTCTGGCCCGGGGCGACAACAACACCATGGCTCTTCAGATCGAGCGGTTTGACCTGTCCGCCCTTGCCGCGGAGGTGCTGCGGGAAACACAGATGATCGACTCGGGGCACGAGTACGAATCCCATCTCTCCCCCGTTTTCGTCAACGCGGACGAGGGGCTGATCAAACAGGCTCTGCGGATTCTGACGGACAACGCCATCAAATACTCTCCCGCCGGGAAAAAGATTACGATCTCCGTTTCCGGCGAAGAAGGCCGCGCCAGACTGACGGTCCAGGATGAAGGCATCGGAATTCCGTCCGAGGCGGTCCCCCGCATTTTCGACCGTTTCTACCGCGCCGACGAATCCCGCGCAAGGGCCACGGGCGGAACGGGGCTGGGGCTGTCCATTGCGAAATGGATCGCGGAGCGCCACGGAGGGCATCTGGAGGTTCTGAGCCGGGAGGACATCGGCACCCGCATTTCCATGATCCTTCACGCCGCCGCGGAAAAATAG
- a CDS encoding glycerol kinase GlpK: MKSHVMVIDEGTTGTRALIFDQGLNIVAQSYEEFTQYTPSEERVEHDAEEIYEKSMKHCKLAMEQAGLTAADIAAIGITNQRATSVVWDKATGKPLYKAIVWQDSRTGPRCAELNASEWGEKAKKATGWTIAPVYSSLSLEWLLKNVPEVKEKVDRGEALFGTIDTWLVWKMTGGRTHAISYSNASVTGSLNLETGEWYKEFLDYLGVPVSIYPNVTDDSGDYGMTEPGLFGGPIQIGGCIADQHAALYAQGCRTAGTAKLTNGTGSFLDVNIGEKCVVLDGGINTVIAWRIKGRTQYAMEGYAAVTGSAIQWLRDGLNIIQKSGESETLARSVENSNGIYFVPALTGLGAPYWDPFARGMIIGISRGTTKAHICRATLEAIAFSIKDITDSIGAYTKTAMTNVKIDGGASRNNLLAQFFADILDCRVDRPASVEATSLGAAEMAGLFAGLWQESDFDKAVEYDATFTCQITDENRSQRYSDWQEAVKRSSNWIRH; encoded by the coding sequence TTGAAAAGTCATGTAATGGTCATCGATGAAGGCACTACCGGAACCCGCGCACTGATATTCGACCAAGGGCTGAATATTGTGGCGCAAAGCTACGAAGAGTTTACCCAGTACACCCCCAGCGAAGAAAGAGTGGAGCACGACGCGGAAGAGATCTACGAAAAGAGCATGAAGCACTGTAAACTGGCCATGGAGCAGGCGGGGCTGACAGCGGCGGATATCGCCGCCATCGGCATCACCAACCAGAGGGCCACGAGCGTGGTCTGGGACAAGGCGACGGGGAAGCCGCTGTACAAGGCGATTGTATGGCAGGACAGCCGTACCGGCCCGCGGTGCGCCGAGCTGAACGCAAGCGAATGGGGAGAAAAAGCCAAAAAAGCGACCGGCTGGACAATCGCGCCCGTTTATTCTTCCCTTTCACTGGAATGGCTCCTGAAAAACGTACCGGAAGTAAAGGAGAAGGTTGACCGCGGCGAAGCACTGTTCGGTACGATCGACACCTGGCTGGTCTGGAAAATGACCGGAGGCAGAACGCACGCCATCAGTTATTCCAACGCTTCCGTGACCGGCAGCCTCAATCTGGAAACCGGCGAGTGGTACAAGGAATTCCTGGATTACCTTGGCGTTCCCGTTTCCATCTATCCCAACGTGACGGACGACTCCGGGGATTACGGCATGACGGAGCCCGGGCTGTTCGGAGGGCCCATTCAGATCGGCGGCTGCATTGCCGACCAGCACGCCGCGCTTTACGCGCAGGGCTGCCGTACCGCGGGAACCGCAAAGCTGACAAACGGCACCGGCTCTTTCCTGGATGTGAACATCGGGGAAAAATGCGTTGTGCTTGACGGCGGCATCAACACCGTGATCGCGTGGAGAATCAAAGGCAGAACGCAGTATGCGATGGAGGGCTATGCGGCCGTGACAGGCTCCGCCATCCAGTGGCTGCGCGACGGGCTGAACATTATCCAAAAATCCGGGGAATCGGAAACCCTTGCGCGCAGCGTTGAAAATTCCAACGGAATCTATTTCGTACCGGCTTTAACGGGACTGGGTGCGCCGTATTGGGACCCGTTCGCCCGCGGTATGATTATCGGCATCAGCCGCGGCACGACCAAAGCGCACATCTGCCGCGCCACGCTGGAAGCGATCGCGTTCAGTATCAAGGATATCACGGACTCTATCGGCGCGTACACGAAAACCGCGATGACGAACGTCAAAATCGACGGCGGCGCTTCCCGCAACAATCTGCTCGCGCAATTCTTTGCGGATATCCTCGACTGCAGGGTGGACCGCCCGGCGTCTGTGGAGGCAACCAGCCTGGGTGCTGCGGAAATGGCCGGACTGTTTGCGGGCCTGTGGCAGGAATCCGATTTTGATAAGGCCGTCGAATACGACGCGACGTTCACCTGTCAGATTACGGACGAAAACCGCAGTCAGCGTTATTCCGACTGGCAGGAGGCAGTAAAACGCTCCTCGAACTGGATTCGGCATTAA
- a CDS encoding nitroreductase family protein, translating to MEKNFLEALKKRRSYYAISKEKVLSDEEVVSLVEDAVKYTPSAFNSQSARTVVLFGKEHDKLWDITMEILRGIVPAKNFASTEEKINSFRGGYGTVLYFEDQSIVTGLQEQFPLYKDNFPVWSLESSGMLQFVIWTALESNGYGASLQHYNPLIDEKVAASWNIPKSWKLLAQMPFGKPTASPDEKTFLPLEDRVKIYR from the coding sequence ATGGAAAAGAATTTTCTGGAAGCCCTGAAAAAGCGCAGGTCTTATTACGCAATCAGCAAAGAAAAAGTTCTCTCCGACGAAGAAGTCGTCAGCCTGGTTGAGGATGCCGTGAAATACACCCCCAGCGCCTTCAATTCACAAAGCGCGCGCACGGTCGTTCTTTTCGGCAAAGAACACGACAAGCTTTGGGATATCACAATGGAAATATTAAGAGGCATTGTCCCAGCGAAGAATTTCGCATCTACGGAAGAGAAAATCAACTCCTTCCGCGGCGGGTACGGCACCGTTCTTTACTTTGAGGACCAGAGCATTGTTACCGGGCTGCAGGAGCAGTTCCCTCTTTATAAGGATAATTTCCCGGTCTGGTCGCTGGAATCCTCTGGCATGCTGCAGTTCGTCATCTGGACGGCGCTCGAGTCCAACGGCTATGGCGCAAGCCTTCAGCACTACAACCCGCTGATCGATGAAAAAGTCGCCGCAAGCTGGAACATTCCGAAAAGCTGGAAGCTTCTCGCACAAATGCCGTTCGGCAAACCCACCGCTTCCCCCGATGAAAAGACCTTCCTTCCCCTTGAAGACAGAGTCAAAATATACAGATAA
- a CDS encoding cysteine ABC transporter substrate-binding protein, with amino-acid sequence MKKTGRILAAVLAVVLALGTFAGCSQQGTQKSSLETIKQNGKIKVGVFSDKPPFGYVDAQGKNQGFDVYIAKRFAKDLLGDENKVEFVLVEAASRVEYLQSGKVDLIMANFTVTDERKEKVDFANPYMKVALGVVSPDGSQITDVSQLKGKKLIVNKGTTAETYFTKNYPDIELLKYDQNTEAFQALKDGRGAALAHDNTLLFAWARENSGYTVGVSSLGEQDTIAPAVKKGDKELLDWVNNELTALGKENFIHEAYDATLKPAYGDSVSADDVVIEGGKLQ; translated from the coding sequence ATGAAAAAAACAGGCAGAATTCTTGCCGCCGTGCTGGCGGTCGTACTGGCATTGGGAACATTTGCGGGCTGCTCCCAGCAGGGGACCCAGAAGTCCTCGCTGGAAACCATCAAGCAGAACGGAAAAATCAAGGTCGGAGTGTTCAGCGACAAACCTCCTTTCGGGTATGTTGACGCTCAGGGGAAAAATCAGGGATTTGACGTTTACATTGCGAAGCGCTTTGCAAAAGACCTTCTGGGTGACGAAAACAAGGTCGAATTTGTCCTTGTGGAAGCCGCGAGCCGCGTAGAGTACCTGCAGTCCGGCAAGGTGGACCTGATTATGGCCAACTTTACCGTAACGGACGAGAGAAAAGAGAAGGTCGATTTCGCAAATCCGTACATGAAGGTCGCGCTCGGAGTGGTTTCTCCGGACGGCAGCCAGATTACCGATGTCTCCCAGCTCAAGGGCAAAAAGCTGATCGTCAACAAGGGGACGACGGCGGAAACGTACTTCACGAAAAACTATCCGGATATTGAGCTGCTCAAATACGACCAGAATACCGAGGCGTTTCAGGCACTGAAGGACGGCCGCGGCGCCGCTCTTGCGCACGACAACACCCTGCTGTTTGCCTGGGCGAGAGAAAACAGCGGCTATACGGTCGGGGTTTCGTCGCTGGGCGAACAGGACACGATTGCGCCCGCGGTGAAAAAGGGCGACAAGGAGCTTCTTGACTGGGTCAACAATGAGCTGACCGCACTGGGCAAGGAAAACTTCATTCACGAGGCCTATGACGCCACACTGAAACCGGCCTACGGTGACTCCGTCTCCGCGGATGACGTGGTGATTGAGGGCGGAAAACTCCAGTAA
- a CDS encoding amino acid ABC transporter ATP-binding protein, giving the protein MEKDILLEIKQLHKSYDDRTVLDGIDLQVHKGEVVVILGPSGCGKSTLLRCINGLEPIQSGEISLDGQPISSAGTQWHLVRQKIGMVFQSYDLFPHMTILENILLGPLKVQKRSREEARRQAEALLERIGLLDRKNAYPRQLSGGQKQRVAIVRALCMNPEVMLFDEVTAALDPEMVREVLDVMLGLAKQGMTMVIVTHEMGFARAVADKVVFIDEGKIVEESGAELFFTDPKTDRAKQFLNIFNFDEEKG; this is encoded by the coding sequence ATGGAGAAAGATATTCTTCTTGAAATCAAACAGCTTCATAAAAGCTACGACGACAGGACCGTGCTGGACGGGATCGACCTGCAGGTCCACAAGGGCGAGGTCGTCGTCATTCTCGGGCCTTCCGGCTGCGGGAAAAGCACCCTGCTGCGATGTATCAACGGCCTTGAGCCGATACAGTCGGGGGAGATCAGCCTTGACGGTCAGCCTATTTCCTCCGCCGGAACACAGTGGCATCTGGTCCGGCAGAAAATCGGGATGGTTTTTCAGAGCTATGATCTTTTCCCGCATATGACGATCCTGGAAAACATTCTGCTCGGCCCTCTGAAGGTGCAGAAGCGGAGCCGGGAAGAAGCCCGGCGGCAGGCGGAAGCGCTGTTGGAGCGCATCGGACTTCTGGACAGAAAAAACGCGTATCCCCGCCAGCTTTCCGGCGGGCAGAAGCAGCGTGTGGCCATCGTGCGCGCTTTGTGTATGAATCCGGAGGTAATGCTGTTCGATGAGGTCACGGCGGCGCTCGACCCCGAAATGGTGCGCGAGGTGCTCGACGTAATGCTCGGCCTTGCAAAGCAGGGCATGACGATGGTGATTGTTACCCATGAAATGGGTTTTGCCAGAGCGGTCGCGGATAAGGTCGTATTTATTGACGAAGGGAAGATTGTAGAGGAATCCGGCGCGGAGCTCTTTTTTACCGATCCGAAAACCGACAGGGCAAAACAGTTTCTGAATATTTTTAATTTTGATGAAGAGAAGGGTTAA
- a CDS encoding response regulator transcription factor, with product MGANILIVEDEEKIARFVELELGYEGYAATKAFDGRTGLELAESGRFDLVLLDIMLPKLSGMEVLRRLRRTSSVPVIMLTARDSVMDKVSGLDSGASDYITKPFAIEELLARIRTALRKTTPQPENTVLSCRGVTLDTARRTVTVKGAPVELTKREFDLLHYLMKNKGLVISRETLLENVWGFDFTGETNAVDVYVRYLRGKIDDVFGLKLIQTVRGVGYVIKDEQ from the coding sequence ATGGGTGCGAACATACTGATTGTTGAGGACGAAGAAAAAATCGCCCGCTTTGTCGAGTTGGAGCTCGGCTACGAGGGCTATGCCGCAACGAAAGCATTTGATGGAAGAACGGGGCTCGAGCTTGCCGAATCCGGCAGGTTCGACCTCGTTCTGCTGGATATCATGCTGCCGAAGCTGAGCGGAATGGAGGTGCTGCGCAGACTGCGCCGGACCTCCTCCGTGCCGGTGATCATGCTGACGGCGCGCGACAGCGTAATGGATAAGGTCTCCGGACTGGACAGCGGGGCGAGCGATTATATTACCAAGCCCTTTGCCATTGAAGAGCTTCTCGCAAGAATCCGCACCGCGCTGAGAAAAACAACGCCGCAGCCGGAAAACACGGTGCTTTCCTGCCGCGGCGTCACGCTGGATACCGCGCGGCGCACCGTTACGGTGAAAGGCGCACCCGTGGAGCTGACCAAAAGGGAGTTTGACCTCCTTCATTACCTGATGAAGAACAAGGGACTGGTGATTTCCCGCGAAACCCTGCTCGAAAACGTCTGGGGCTTTGATTTCACGGGCGAGACCAACGCCGTCGACGTCTATGTACGGTACCTGCGCGGAAAAATCGACGATGTCTTCGGGCTGAAACTGATTCAGACCGTCAGAGGAGTGGGGTATGTGATCAAAGATGAACAGTGA
- a CDS encoding amino acid ABC transporter permease → MASSGINVIFEGSNLLRLLNGLLVTARIALVSVLISGVLGIVLGIVMTSKWKAIRSVCRIYLEAVRIIPILVWLFIFYFTLNLELGGEVVSIMVFSLWGTAEMGDIVRGAVESLPKHQRESGAALGLTNVQIYRYVIIPQTVRRLLPAAINLATRMIKTTSLVVLIGVVEVLKVGQQIIERSILEVPTASFWIYGFIFLLYFAVCYPVSLLSKRLERKWQS, encoded by the coding sequence ATGGCCAGTTCGGGAATTAACGTTATTTTTGAGGGTTCGAACCTTCTCCGCCTGCTGAACGGGCTGCTGGTAACGGCGCGGATCGCGCTGGTTTCCGTTCTGATTTCCGGCGTTCTCGGGATTGTGCTGGGCATTGTGATGACGTCGAAATGGAAGGCCATTCGTTCCGTCTGCCGGATTTATCTGGAAGCGGTGCGCATCATCCCGATTCTCGTGTGGCTGTTTATCTTCTATTTTACCCTGAACCTGGAGCTGGGCGGGGAGGTCGTCTCCATCATGGTCTTTTCCCTCTGGGGCACGGCGGAAATGGGGGACATTGTCCGCGGCGCGGTGGAATCCCTGCCGAAACATCAAAGAGAATCCGGCGCCGCCCTTGGACTGACCAACGTGCAGATTTACCGCTATGTCATTATTCCGCAGACCGTGCGGCGTCTGCTGCCCGCCGCGATCAACCTTGCGACGCGCATGATCAAGACCACCTCGCTGGTGGTGCTGATCGGGGTGGTGGAGGTCCTGAAGGTGGGCCAGCAGATTATCGAGCGGTCCATTTTAGAGGTGCCCACGGCATCCTTCTGGATATACGGCTTTATATTCCTGCTGTATTTTGCAGTCTGTTATCCTGTTTCGCTCCTGTCCAAACGGCTGGAACGGAAATGGCAGTCCTGA
- a CDS encoding ubiquitin, with amino-acid sequence MTTLEQVEKLREKANVSYDEAKAALDATNGDLLEALIYLEKQGKVTAPAGGGYYSSAKAEDRNPAAGTEPGRAYADPKYNGGESFSSLMRKFGRFLMKMIRIGNTNYFEVVKGPESKACIPVSVLVLLLIFAFWVTIPLMIVGLFFGLRYRFGGPNFSGDTVNHAMDSAADAAESIKNSINQK; translated from the coding sequence ATGACTACACTGGAGCAAGTAGAAAAACTGCGCGAAAAGGCAAACGTAAGCTATGACGAGGCAAAAGCGGCACTGGACGCGACAAACGGCGACCTGCTGGAAGCGCTGATCTATCTGGAGAAACAGGGAAAAGTGACGGCCCCAGCCGGCGGCGGCTACTACAGCAGCGCGAAAGCCGAGGACCGGAATCCGGCGGCGGGCACGGAACCGGGCCGGGCGTATGCAGACCCGAAATACAACGGCGGAGAATCCTTTTCTTCCCTGATGAGAAAGTTCGGGAGATTTCTGATGAAGATGATCCGCATAGGCAACACCAACTATTTTGAAGTCGTGAAAGGGCCGGAAAGCAAAGCGTGCATCCCGGTTTCCGTTCTCGTGCTTCTTCTCATCTTCGCGTTCTGGGTAACCATTCCGCTGATGATCGTGGGGCTGTTCTTCGGCCTGCGCTACCGCTTCGGCGGCCCCAATTTCAGCGGTGACACGGTAAACCACGCCATGGACAGCGCCGCGGACGCCGCGGAAAGCATCAAGAATTCCATCAACCAAAAATAA